From Carnobacterium alterfunditum DSM 5972:
AATGGGAAGATATGGTCACTTAGGATGGTTTAAAAGACCCAAGAAAAAAGATAAAGCCTTAGCAAATGAGATGCTTGTAAAAGTAGGTATGGCGGATTTCAAACATAAACAAATCAGTCAATTATCGGGTGGACAAAGACAACGGGTATTTTTAGCTCGTGCATTGGTTCAAGAAGCAGAAATTTACTTGATGGACGAACCTTTTCAAGGTGTGGATGCCCAAACCGAAAAAATTATTATTCAATTATTAAAGGAATTGAAAACAGAGGGAAAGACGATAGTCGTTGTTCACCATGATTTACAAACTGTTCCAGAATACTTTGATGAAGTTATTTTAATTAATCGTGAATTGATTGGAAATGGACCAGTTGAAACAACTTTTACTAAAGAATTGATTGCTAAAACTTACCGCCAAAATCAAACAAAACCATGGGAGGAAGAGTAAATGGATGTACTAAAGACTCTTTTCTTTGATTATACTTTTCAAGTAGTCGTGTTTGGCTCGAGTATTTTAGGTCTATTAAGCGGTGTTATTGGAAGCTTTACTGTTTTACGCAAACAGAGTTTACTTGGAGATGCAGTGAGTCATGCAGCTTTGCCAGGAATCTGTTTGGCATTTATCCTTACCTCAAACAAACAAATGGAAATTCTTTTACTCGGGGCGCTCATTTCAGGCTTACTTGCTACTTGGTTGATCATGGTGATCGTCAAACACTCTAAAGTTAAATTTGACAGTGCACTAGCGCTGACTACGGCAATTTTCTTTGGTCTTGGTTTAGTCTTGCTGACCTTTATCCAAAAAAGTCCAAACTCTAATCAAGCTGGTTTAGAAAGTTTTATTTTTGGGCAATCGTCGACTCTTTTAGAGCGTGATGTGAGAATTATGTTCTTAGCAGGAGTCGTACTGTTGATCCTAGTAGGTGCGTTTTGGAAAGAATTCAAACTAATGGCTTTCGATCAAACATTTGCTACAAGTATTGGACTACCGGTCTATTGGTTGAATAGTCTTTTAGCCATACTAACGGTGATCGTTATCGTAATGGGGTTACAATCAGTAGGCGTTATCTTAATGAGTTCTCTTCTGATTGGACCAGCTGTAGCCGCTAGACAATGGACTAATCATTTATCAATCATGGTCGGGTTGGCAGCATTATTTGGTTCTCTTTCCGGCATAATCGGAACGATGATCAGTTCATTAGGCCAACAAATTCCAACGGGCCCAACAATTGTATTAGTGATCAGCTTGATTGTGCTAGTCAGTATTTTGTTCTCCCCAAATAGAGGGATCATTTGGAAAGTAGTTAAAAATAAAC
This genomic window contains:
- a CDS encoding metal ABC transporter ATP-binding protein, producing MEIERIEKTTAIRLNQLTVAYEAQPVLWNISVDIPKGTLTAIVGPNGAGKSTLIKSLINLIKPVAGKVDFTFEQTTDEKYGKNKNLVAYVPQNGSVDWDFPTTVLDVVVMGRYGHLGWFKRPKKKDKALANEMLVKVGMADFKHKQISQLSGGQRQRVFLARALVQEAEIYLMDEPFQGVDAQTEKIIIQLLKELKTEGKTIVVVHHDLQTVPEYFDEVILINRELIGNGPVETTFTKELIAKTYRQNQTKPWEEE
- a CDS encoding metal ABC transporter permease codes for the protein MDVLKTLFFDYTFQVVVFGSSILGLLSGVIGSFTVLRKQSLLGDAVSHAALPGICLAFILTSNKQMEILLLGALISGLLATWLIMVIVKHSKVKFDSALALTTAIFFGLGLVLLTFIQKSPNSNQAGLESFIFGQSSTLLERDVRIMFLAGVVLLILVGAFWKEFKLMAFDQTFATSIGLPVYWLNSLLAILTVIVIVMGLQSVGVILMSSLLIGPAVAARQWTNHLSIMVGLAALFGSLSGIIGTMISSLGQQIPTGPTIVLVISLIVLVSILFSPNRGIIWKVVKNKRREKEFAMQLKKGG